In Prunus dulcis chromosome 2, ALMONDv2, whole genome shotgun sequence, a single genomic region encodes these proteins:
- the LOC117618228 gene encoding flavanone 3-dioxygenase 3, translated as MEGHLVGKSSSSKAETKASFTSALTLTQLGVPHVPQRYVLPPSLRPNPSSSRLSTTLPIVDLSSLQSPSLRPQIINNIRMASKEIGFFQVVNHGIPSSVMEDALSAANEFFNLPLEEKMLLGSDSVHAPVRYGTSINHVVDRVHFWRDFIKHYSHPISKWIHLWPSNPSCYKEKMGNYAKAVQVLQEQIMELVIESLGLNPKYLQEEVESGSQLVAVNCYPACPEPELALGMPPHSDYGSITILLQSCPGLQVKDQNSNWQSVPAIEGALLVQLGDQMEVLSNGHYKSVLHRATVSAEKSRLSIVSLHSLPLDKKVGPAPMLVDKQHPQSYKEFSFRDFLDFITNNDIVTGRFIDTLKQN; from the exons ATGGAAGGTCACCTTGTGGGAAAGAGCTCATCATCAAAAGCAGAAACAAAAGCTTCATTTACAAGTGCACTAACACTTACCCAATTGGGGGTGCCTCATGTGCCTCAACGCTATGTTCTTCCTCCTTCACTCCGCCCAAACCCTTCTTCCTCTAGGCTCTCTACCACTCTTCCCATTGTTGACCTCTCCTCCTTGCAAAGCCCTTCTCTTAGGCCTCAAATCATCAACAATATTCGGATGGCTTCTAAGGAAATTGGCTTCTTTCAG GTGGTTAACCATGGAATCCCGTCTTCGGTCATGGAAGATGCCCTAAGTGCTGCAAACGAGTTCTTCAACCTGCCTCTTGAGGAAAAGATGCTTCTAGGTTCGGATAGCGTTCATGCACCTGTAAGGTACGGGACAAGTATAAATCATGTTGTGGATAGGGTTCACTTTTGGAGAGACTTCATTAAGCACTATTCCCATCCTATTTCAAAATGGATCCATCTTTGGCCATCAAATCCTTCTTGTTACAA AGAGAAGATGGGAAACTATGCCAAGGCTGTGCAAGTGCTACAAGAGCAAATAATGGAGCTTGTCATAGAGAGCTTGGGGCTAAACCCTAAGTACTTACAAGAAGAAGTTGAAAGTGGGTCCCAACTAGTGGCTGTGAATTGCTACCCTGCATGTCCAGAACCAGAGCTTGCCTTAGGAATGCCTCCCCATTCAGACTATGGCTCCATAACCATCCTGCTTCAAAGTTGTCCAGGGCTTCAGGTCAAGGACCAGAACAGCAACTGGCAATCGGTCCCGGCCATCGAAGGAGCTCTCTTGGTTCAGCTGGGAGACCAAATGGAGGTTCTGAGCAATGGACATTACAAAAGTGTTCTTCACAGAGCAACAGTTAGCGCTGAGAAAAGTAGACTTTCCATTGTAAGTCTCCACAGTCTTCCTTTGGACAAGAAAGTAGGGCCTGCACCAATGCTCGTGGACAAACAACATCCACAGTCTTACAAAGAGTTCAGCTTCAGAGACTTTCTGGATTTTATCACAAACAATGATATAGTTACTGGAAGGTTTATTGATACACTCAAACAGAATTAA